One Defluviimonas sp. SAOS-178_SWC DNA window includes the following coding sequences:
- a CDS encoding cell wall hydrolase: MSVLKCWTGSIVMLLALAGGVRAEMTVSQSNDPAAAVGMNLTALLGQEKAALGAVSGARLEAIMTPPAPAAKSKTKGGKIAYDNVWLASQPAAQGGAEFECLATALYFEARGEGIEGQAAVAEVILNRVESPQFPRTICGVVNQSNGRGCQFSYTCDGYSDRIREQGAWSVARKIARAMMDGAPRQLTDGATYFHTPSVRPSWARRFELTAKIGRHIFYRAPIQTAMN, encoded by the coding sequence ATGTCAGTGCTGAAGTGCTGGACCGGGAGCATAGTCATGCTCCTCGCCCTCGCCGGAGGCGTGCGTGCCGAGATGACGGTGAGCCAGTCCAATGATCCGGCGGCGGCGGTGGGGATGAACCTGACCGCCCTTCTGGGACAAGAAAAAGCCGCTTTGGGCGCCGTCAGCGGCGCGCGTCTTGAAGCGATCATGACACCGCCGGCGCCGGCGGCAAAGTCAAAAACCAAGGGCGGCAAGATCGCCTATGACAATGTCTGGCTCGCCAGCCAGCCGGCCGCGCAAGGCGGCGCGGAATTCGAATGCCTCGCGACCGCGCTTTACTTCGAGGCGCGCGGCGAGGGCATCGAGGGTCAGGCGGCGGTCGCCGAAGTGATCCTGAACCGGGTCGAGAGCCCGCAATTCCCCAGGACGATCTGCGGTGTCGTGAACCAGTCGAACGGGCGGGGGTGCCAGTTCTCCTATACCTGTGACGGCTATTCCGACCGTATCCGCGAGCAGGGCGCCTGGTCCGTGGCGCGCAAGATCGCCCGGGCGATGATGGATGGCGCGCCGCGCCAGTTGACCGACGGGGCCACCTATTTCCACACGCCCTCCGTGCGGCCGTCCTGGGCGCGGCGGTTCGAACTGACCGCGAAGATCGGCCGGCACATCTTCTACCGCGCGCCGATCCAGACCGCGATGAACTGA